In Propionimicrobium sp. PCR01-08-3, one DNA window encodes the following:
- a CDS encoding excinuclease ABC subunit UvrA codes for MTETGMTGGHSADQHDVIKVRGARENNLTGIDVDIRKRRLTVFTGLSGSGKSSLVFDTIAAESQRMINETYSAFVQGFMPALDRPDVDQLEGLTTAIVVDQERLGANSRSTLGTATDANALLRLLFSRLATPHIGGPQAYSFNTPSVSGSGAVRVQKNNESRAQKRTYTLVGGMCPRCEGMGSVSDLDLTELYDDSKSLNEGPFKVPGYSMDGWYGRIFKGSGYFDPDKPIRDYSKRELHDLLYREPTRIKAEGVNVTYEGLIPKITKSMLQKDPESMQPHIRAFVERAVTFQTCPDCGGTRLAEPARNSKINGCSIGDVCAMQITDLADWIRGVDDPSAAPLLNGIGQLLDSFVEIGLGYLSLDRPAGTLSGGEAQRTKMVRHLGSSLTDVTYVFDEPTVGLHPHDIQRVNGLLLRLRDKGNTVLVVEHKPEVIAVADEIVDLGPGAGSGGGQIVFQGSFDELRASGTLTGRHIDDRVALKSGVREASEQLEIRGASTHNLRDVDVDIPLGVLTVVTGVAGSGKSSLIHGALGGRDDVIEIDQTAIKGSRRSNPATYTGALDAIRKTFAKINGVKPALFSANSEGACLACNGAGVIYTDLGFMATVASRCQECDGKRYQPAVLEYRVAGRNIAEVLDLPMSEALEYFSDGEAKTPAAKKILQHLVDVGLGYLTLGQPLTTLSGGERQRLKLASRMGEKGGIYVLDEPTSGLHLADVEQLLGLLDKLVDAGKTVIVIEHHQAVMAHADWIIDLGPGAGSEGGEIVFAGTPAELVSGRSTLTGQHLASYVGQA; via the coding sequence ATGACTGAAACTGGAATGACCGGCGGGCACTCGGCTGACCAGCACGATGTAATCAAGGTTCGCGGCGCCCGCGAAAACAATCTGACCGGCATTGATGTCGACATCCGTAAACGCCGGCTGACGGTATTCACCGGATTGTCGGGTTCGGGAAAGAGCTCGCTGGTTTTCGACACCATCGCCGCGGAGTCCCAGCGGATGATCAACGAGACCTACAGCGCGTTCGTGCAGGGCTTCATGCCGGCTCTCGATCGTCCCGACGTTGACCAACTGGAGGGGTTGACGACCGCGATCGTCGTCGACCAGGAACGGCTCGGTGCCAATTCGCGTTCCACACTTGGGACCGCGACGGACGCGAATGCTCTGCTCAGGCTGCTGTTCAGCCGGCTTGCGACGCCGCATATCGGTGGCCCCCAGGCGTATTCGTTCAACACCCCGTCTGTGTCGGGGTCGGGTGCCGTCAGGGTTCAGAAGAACAACGAATCCCGGGCGCAAAAGCGGACATATACCCTTGTCGGAGGCATGTGTCCGCGCTGTGAGGGAATGGGATCGGTCTCGGATCTCGACCTCACCGAACTCTATGACGACTCCAAGTCGCTCAACGAGGGGCCTTTCAAGGTGCCCGGCTATTCCATGGACGGTTGGTACGGCAGGATCTTCAAGGGGTCCGGATATTTCGACCCCGACAAGCCCATCCGCGACTATTCGAAGCGCGAGCTGCACGATCTGCTGTACCGGGAACCGACCAGGATCAAGGCTGAGGGCGTCAACGTCACCTATGAAGGACTGATCCCGAAGATCACCAAATCGATGCTGCAGAAAGATCCGGAGTCGATGCAGCCGCACATCCGGGCCTTCGTGGAGCGGGCGGTGACTTTTCAAACTTGCCCGGACTGCGGCGGCACCCGGCTCGCGGAACCTGCCCGCAATTCGAAGATCAATGGCTGCTCGATCGGTGATGTCTGTGCGATGCAGATCACGGATCTGGCCGACTGGATTCGTGGGGTGGACGATCCGTCGGCTGCACCCTTGCTGAACGGGATCGGCCAGCTGCTGGACTCGTTCGTTGAGATCGGTCTGGGGTATCTGAGTCTGGATCGTCCGGCCGGGACGTTGTCCGGGGGAGAGGCGCAACGTACGAAGATGGTCCGCCATCTCGGGTCGTCGTTGACCGATGTGACCTACGTGTTCGATGAGCCGACCGTCGGGCTTCATCCGCACGACATTCAGCGGGTCAATGGGTTGCTGCTGCGGCTTCGTGACAAGGGCAACACGGTGCTGGTGGTCGAACACAAACCCGAGGTGATCGCCGTAGCCGACGAGATCGTGGACCTGGGGCCGGGAGCCGGATCCGGCGGCGGTCAGATCGTCTTCCAGGGTAGCTTTGACGAACTGCGCGCCAGCGGCACCTTGACCGGACGCCATATCGACGACCGGGTCGCGTTGAAATCCGGGGTGCGGGAGGCGTCCGAGCAGTTGGAGATCCGCGGCGCGTCCACCCATAATCTGCGCGATGTCGACGTCGATATCCCGCTCGGGGTGCTGACCGTGGTGACCGGAGTCGCCGGGTCGGGCAAGAGCTCGCTCATTCACGGAGCGCTCGGCGGCAGGGACGACGTGATCGAGATCGATCAGACCGCGATCAAGGGTTCCAGGCGGTCGAATCCGGCCACCTACACCGGTGCGCTGGACGCGATCCGCAAGACCTTCGCCAAGATCAACGGGGTGAAACCGGCATTGTTCAGCGCCAACTCTGAGGGGGCCTGCCTGGCCTGCAACGGCGCAGGGGTCATCTACACCGACCTTGGATTCATGGCCACGGTGGCCAGCCGCTGCCAAGAGTGCGATGGCAAGCGCTATCAGCCTGCGGTGCTCGAATATCGGGTCGCCGGACGTAACATCGCCGAAGTACTCGATCTGCCGATGTCCGAGGCATTGGAATACTTTTCCGATGGAGAGGCGAAAACTCCCGCGGCGAAGAAGATCTTGCAGCACCTCGTCGATGTGGGACTGGGGTATCTTACCCTGGGCCAGCCGCTCACCACCTTGTCAGGAGGCGAACGCCAACGGCTGAAATTGGCCAGCAGAATGGGGGAGAAGGGCGGCATTTACGTGCTGGACGAACCCACCTCAGGTCTGCACCTGGCCGATGTCGAGCAGCTTCTGGGGTTGCTTGACAAGCTCGTAGACGCAGGCAAGACGGTGATCGTCATCGAGCATCATCAGGCCGTGATGGCTCACGCCGATTGGATCATCGACCTCGGCCCGGGCGCCGGATCCGAAGGCGGCGAGATCGTCTTCGCCGGCACGCCCGCCGAGCTGGTTTCCGGACGCTCAACCTTGACTGGCCAGCATCTGGCGTCCTATGTCGGTCAAGCATGA
- the yaaA gene encoding peroxide stress protein YaaA gives MLVLLSPAKSLDFTSRPATRKHTEPRFLDHSAELIDVLRTKSPDELSKLMKISDELAVLNHARYRDFELPFTTKNARAAILAFNGDVYRGMDAPHTFGERDFTEAQKTVRILSGLYGVLRPLDLIQPYRLEMGIPLKTAHARDLYQYWGELPSEILKQDLADAPGAEAVINLASNEYFGVVDPKILDVPIISPRFEEVNPSGKRRMVSFFAKQARGAMAGWIVRNRVRSVRKLREFDADGYHFDRAASTAGRPVFVRPQA, from the coding sequence ATGCTCGTGCTGCTCTCCCCTGCCAAAAGCCTCGACTTCACCTCGCGGCCTGCCACCCGCAAGCACACCGAGCCCAGGTTCCTCGATCACTCCGCCGAGCTCATCGACGTACTCCGCACCAAGTCACCGGACGAGTTGTCGAAGCTGATGAAGATTTCGGACGAACTGGCCGTCCTCAATCATGCCCGGTACCGCGACTTCGAGTTGCCGTTCACGACCAAGAACGCACGCGCGGCGATTCTCGCCTTCAACGGTGACGTCTACCGTGGCATGGACGCTCCGCACACCTTCGGCGAACGAGACTTCACTGAGGCGCAGAAGACGGTGCGCATCCTGTCCGGACTGTACGGGGTGCTGCGCCCGCTCGACCTGATTCAGCCCTACCGGCTGGAGATGGGCATCCCGCTCAAGACGGCTCACGCTCGTGACCTCTATCAATATTGGGGCGAGCTACCGAGCGAAATCCTCAAGCAGGATCTCGCGGACGCACCCGGTGCCGAGGCCGTGATCAACCTCGCGTCCAACGAGTATTTCGGGGTGGTCGATCCAAAGATACTTGACGTTCCGATCATCTCCCCCAGGTTCGAGGAGGTCAATCCGTCGGGCAAGCGCCGGATGGTCTCGTTCTTCGCCAAGCAGGCCCGCGGTGCGATGGCCGGGTGGATCGTCCGTAATCGGGTGCGCAGCGTTCGCAAGCTTCGTGAGTTCGACGCCGATGGTTACCACTTTGACCGGGCGGCCTCCACCGCCGGCCGGCCGGTCTTCGTCCGGCCGCAAGCCTGA
- a CDS encoding YigZ family protein — protein MNLYTTLKQGARPASEFEIKRSRFLGFAARASTEEQARRFLDDIRHAHREARHVCHAFVLGAARETQRSSDDGEPSGTAGAPILKAITARQIAHGRTDLSDVVVAVVRYFGGIKLGAGGLVQAYSDAAAAVLDAAAFVTRQRMRLITTALPIAEAARVETRLRATGVLVHSVDYHADNVTLTIAVPDDRERLNKTKANLAALTAGEAEPTPGDQIWRDLD, from the coding sequence ATGAATCTATACACGACTCTCAAGCAGGGCGCGCGGCCCGCCAGCGAATTCGAGATCAAGAGATCGCGATTTCTGGGCTTCGCGGCCCGCGCTTCGACCGAGGAGCAGGCACGCCGGTTTCTCGATGACATTCGTCACGCTCACCGGGAGGCGAGGCACGTATGTCACGCCTTCGTGCTGGGTGCCGCGCGCGAAACCCAGCGCTCCAGCGACGACGGCGAACCCTCGGGCACGGCAGGCGCACCCATCCTCAAGGCCATCACGGCTCGTCAGATCGCCCACGGCCGCACCGATCTGTCGGATGTGGTCGTCGCTGTCGTCCGCTATTTCGGTGGTATCAAGCTCGGCGCCGGCGGTCTGGTGCAGGCCTACTCGGACGCAGCCGCAGCAGTACTGGACGCCGCGGCATTCGTCACCCGTCAGCGGATGCGTCTGATCACCACGGCACTGCCGATCGCCGAGGCCGCCCGCGTCGAAACCCGCCTGCGCGCAACCGGAGTGCTCGTCCATTCGGTCGACTACCACGCAGACAATGTCACGCTGACGATCGCGGTACCCGACGATCGGGAGCGATTGAACAAGACGAAAGCCAACCTTGCCGCGCTCACCGCGGGCGAGGCGGAACCTACGCCAGGTGACCAGATCTGGCGTGATCTGGACTGA
- a CDS encoding fructosamine kinase family protein produces the protein MTAPTFTKRGDPQQIEWEVRCLDWLAAADDGAAVTQVIDWNDHELITARCSQITPPPQAAEEFGRALWATHQAGASAFGAAPDGWDATTPGWIGHARLQLGHYERWGEFYAELRLLPHARAAHEKGSLHADGMRIIERVCQRLRDGEFDDGRPPARIHGDLWAGNVLGDGDRYVLGDGDRYVMIDPAAHGGHGQTDLAMLALFGFGELRRIEDAYAEAAGLDQDWRDRTGLHQLHPLLVHAELFGGYYGEAAVETASRYA, from the coding sequence ATGACAGCACCCACATTTACCAAACGAGGCGATCCCCAGCAGATCGAATGGGAGGTACGTTGCCTCGACTGGCTGGCCGCGGCCGACGACGGAGCAGCCGTGACACAGGTGATCGACTGGAATGACCACGAACTGATCACCGCCCGCTGCTCACAAATCACTCCCCCGCCCCAGGCGGCAGAAGAATTCGGACGAGCGCTCTGGGCGACCCATCAGGCGGGCGCATCGGCTTTCGGTGCCGCGCCGGATGGCTGGGATGCCACGACTCCCGGATGGATAGGGCATGCCCGTCTCCAGCTCGGGCACTACGAGCGATGGGGCGAGTTCTATGCGGAACTGCGGCTGCTCCCCCACGCCAGGGCAGCGCACGAGAAAGGCTCGCTCCACGCGGACGGCATGCGCATCATCGAACGGGTGTGCCAGCGGCTACGCGACGGCGAATTCGACGACGGACGCCCACCTGCCCGCATCCATGGCGACCTATGGGCCGGCAACGTGCTGGGCGACGGCGACCGCTACGTGCTGGGCGACGGCGACCGCTACGTGATGATCGATCCGGCCGCCCATGGCGGTCACGGCCAGACCGACCTCGCCATGCTCGCACTCTTCGGCTTCGGCGAGCTGCGCCGAATAGAAGATGCCTACGCCGAGGCTGCCGGACTGGACCAGGATTGGCGAGATCGGACCGGCTTGCACCAGCTGCATCCGTTGCTCGTCCACGCCGAACTGTTCGGCGGCTACTACGGCGAAGCCGCAGTCGAAACGGCCTCCCGCTACGCCTGA
- a CDS encoding CBS and ACT domain-containing protein — translation MFVRWRMTAHPFTVTPSMTVPEAVEIMQTHGLRKLPVLSDGKLVGIISQSDIDRASPSMATSFSAGELVYLFSKLKVSKVMTRDVVTVGPDALLEEAAIIMRDRKIEILPVVEDGELVGVITESDLLDAFIELNGARVKGTRLVIEADDQPGVLARIASITGAIRTNITHVAVYRSGLERSLVVLGVNTLNTDDLEKQISDAGFTLKYRLRNE, via the coding sequence ATGTTCGTCCGTTGGCGGATGACGGCTCATCCCTTCACTGTCACTCCTTCGATGACGGTGCCGGAAGCTGTCGAGATCATGCAGACTCATGGCCTGCGCAAACTGCCGGTGCTGTCCGACGGGAAATTGGTCGGCATCATTTCGCAGTCCGATATTGACCGGGCGTCGCCGTCGATGGCCACCTCGTTCAGCGCCGGTGAACTCGTCTACCTGTTCTCGAAGCTGAAAGTTTCGAAGGTGATGACCCGCGATGTGGTTACCGTCGGGCCCGATGCGCTGCTGGAAGAGGCCGCGATCATCATGCGCGACCGCAAGATCGAGATCCTGCCGGTGGTCGAGGACGGCGAGCTGGTCGGTGTCATCACCGAATCTGATCTGCTGGATGCTTTCATCGAGCTGAACGGCGCCCGCGTGAAGGGCACCCGGCTGGTCATTGAGGCGGACGATCAGCCCGGCGTGCTGGCCCGGATCGCGTCCATCACCGGCGCTATCCGCACCAATATCACCCATGTGGCGGTCTACCGCAGTGGTCTGGAGCGCAGCCTGGTCGTGTTGGGCGTGAACACCCTCAACACCGATGATCTGGAGAAGCAGATCTCGGACGCAGGCTTCACTCTGAAGTACCGCCTGCGCAACGAGTGA
- a CDS encoding ABC transporter ATP-binding protein, whose amino-acid sequence MFEIKDLAVSFGGIQALKGISLNVDEGEIVTLIGANGAGKTTTLRTASGLERPESGSIWLDGQDLTKVSAQDRVKRGLIHIPEGRRVFPTMTVLENLELGAFLRRDRPQIAKDLEEVFSRFPVLADRRQQAAGTLSGGEQQMLAMGRALMAAPKVLLMDEPSMGLAPLLVQEIFDIIAGINAAGTTILLVEQNANMALQVAGRAYVMETGKIVLSGESAKLMAADEVRQAYLGG is encoded by the coding sequence ATGTTTGAGATCAAGGATCTCGCCGTCAGCTTCGGCGGTATCCAGGCCCTCAAGGGCATCTCCTTGAATGTCGACGAGGGCGAGATCGTCACGTTGATCGGTGCCAACGGCGCAGGCAAGACGACGACGTTGCGTACCGCATCGGGACTGGAGCGTCCGGAATCGGGGTCGATTTGGCTCGATGGGCAAGACCTCACCAAGGTCTCGGCGCAGGATCGTGTCAAGCGGGGCCTGATTCATATTCCTGAAGGGCGCCGGGTCTTCCCGACCATGACGGTGCTGGAGAACCTCGAGCTCGGAGCCTTCTTGCGGCGCGATCGGCCTCAGATCGCCAAGGATCTGGAAGAGGTCTTCAGCCGGTTCCCGGTGCTGGCGGATCGTCGCCAGCAGGCGGCCGGTACCTTGTCGGGTGGCGAACAGCAGATGCTCGCCATGGGTAGGGCGTTGATGGCGGCGCCGAAGGTGCTGCTGATGGACGAGCCGTCGATGGGGCTTGCGCCGCTTCTGGTACAGGAGATCTTTGACATCATCGCCGGCATCAACGCCGCAGGCACGACGATTCTGCTGGTCGAACAGAACGCGAACATGGCTTTGCAAGTGGCGGGTCGCGCATATGTGATGGAAACGGGCAAGATAGTGCTGAGCGGAGAATCCGCGAAACTGATGGCGGCCGATGAAGTGCGCCAAGCGTATCTGGGAGGTTGA
- a CDS encoding ABC transporter ATP-binding protein translates to MSPILEVKDLTRNFGGLAAVANVNMKLEHGELIGLIGPNGAGKTTIFNLLTGVYPPSSGEIVFSPEGSPVSIAGKKPFDICRAGIGRTFQNIRLFKDLTVLDNIVIALEQNENYSLVSSFLHLPSWTKSRDDVLTAARELLRLIRLDHKSFDVARNLSYGEQRHLEIARALATNPKLLLLDEPAAGMNPAETAGLTKLISWIRENYHLTILLIEHDMSLVMSICERIYVLDHGIVISSGTADVVQHDPKVITAYLGEEVSDV, encoded by the coding sequence ATGAGCCCGATTCTCGAAGTGAAAGACCTCACTCGCAACTTCGGTGGTCTGGCCGCGGTCGCCAATGTCAACATGAAGCTGGAGCACGGTGAACTGATCGGTCTGATCGGCCCCAACGGCGCCGGCAAGACCACGATCTTCAACCTGCTGACCGGGGTCTATCCGCCGTCGAGTGGCGAGATCGTCTTCAGCCCGGAGGGGTCGCCGGTATCGATCGCCGGTAAAAAACCTTTCGACATCTGCCGCGCGGGGATAGGCCGGACCTTTCAGAACATCCGGTTGTTCAAAGACCTGACGGTGCTCGATAACATCGTGATCGCGCTGGAACAAAACGAGAACTATTCGCTGGTGTCGTCGTTTCTTCATCTGCCGTCCTGGACGAAATCGCGTGACGATGTGTTGACGGCCGCCCGTGAGCTGCTCCGCCTGATCCGGCTCGACCACAAATCGTTCGACGTAGCCCGCAACCTGTCCTACGGCGAGCAGCGCCATCTGGAGATCGCCAGGGCCCTTGCCACCAATCCGAAGCTGCTGCTGCTCGACGAGCCGGCGGCAGGCATGAATCCGGCCGAAACAGCCGGGCTGACCAAGTTGATCAGTTGGATTCGTGAGAACTACCACCTGACGATCTTGTTGATCGAGCACGATATGAGTTTGGTGATGAGCATTTGTGAACGGATCTACGTGCTCGACCACGGCATCGTGATCTCGTCGGGAACCGCCGATGTGGTCCAGCATGATCCGAAGGTCATTACGGCCTATCTCGGCGAGGAGGTCAGTGATGTTTGA
- a CDS encoding branched-chain amino acid ABC transporter permease → MNPRLRTFLTRAAVLAASYLIVLLLISVGVINAYIQATLVTICVNIMLAVSLNLVTGFTGQLSLGHAGFMAVGAYSTALITISIPTIWGFILGLITGGVLAALLGFLIGVPTLRLRGDYLAIATLGMAEIIRVILLNVGFTNGAAGLSGIPQFVNWSWLFVLTVGTVVLISNFINSRQGRGSLAVREDEIAAESIGVRSTKVKTMAFMVGAFFGAIAGGVYASYFYFLKPDLFGFMQSINILVIVVLGGLGSVSGSIIAAVLLAIVSSMLQPFPEVRMIIYSAVLVLLMVFRPQGIMGSKELSLKLLGRIIPRRHKENDATEGAVA, encoded by the coding sequence ATGAACCCGCGTCTACGTACTTTCCTGACCCGGGCCGCCGTTTTGGCGGCCAGCTACCTGATCGTCCTGCTGCTGATCTCGGTCGGCGTGATCAACGCCTACATCCAGGCGACCCTGGTCACCATCTGCGTCAACATCATGCTGGCGGTGAGCCTCAACCTGGTGACCGGTTTTACCGGTCAGCTGTCCTTGGGCCACGCCGGTTTCATGGCGGTGGGCGCCTACTCGACCGCCTTGATAACGATCTCGATCCCCACCATTTGGGGGTTCATCCTGGGGCTGATCACCGGCGGCGTGCTGGCCGCCCTGCTCGGTTTCCTGATCGGTGTGCCGACCCTGCGGTTACGCGGTGACTACCTCGCAATCGCCACCTTGGGGATGGCCGAGATCATCCGCGTGATCCTGCTCAACGTCGGCTTCACCAACGGTGCCGCCGGGCTGTCCGGCATTCCCCAGTTCGTGAACTGGAGCTGGCTGTTCGTGCTGACCGTTGGCACGGTCGTGCTCATCTCGAACTTCATCAACTCCCGTCAGGGACGCGGCAGTCTCGCGGTGCGAGAGGACGAGATCGCAGCCGAGTCGATCGGCGTCCGTTCCACCAAGGTGAAGACGATGGCCTTCATGGTCGGCGCCTTCTTCGGTGCGATCGCCGGCGGGGTCTACGCGTCCTACTTCTATTTCTTGAAACCGGACCTGTTCGGGTTCATGCAGTCGATCAACATCTTGGTCATCGTCGTTCTCGGCGGGCTGGGTTCGGTGTCCGGATCGATCATCGCGGCGGTGCTGCTGGCCATCGTGTCCAGCATGCTGCAGCCGTTCCCCGAGGTCCGGATGATCATCTATTCGGCCGTCCTGGTGCTTCTGATGGTCTTCCGGCCGCAAGGCATCATGGGTTCGAAGGAGCTGTCGCTGAAGCTTCTGGGCCGGATCATTCCCAGACGGCATAAGGAGAACGACGCCACCGAAGGGGCCGTCGCATGA
- a CDS encoding branched-chain amino acid ABC transporter permease, whose translation MDQILQQLVNGLSLGSIYALIALGYTMVYGIIQLINFAHGDIYMVGAYVGYACMTHLNLGFFTSLVVAMAACAVLGVLVERIAYKPLRNSTRIAVLITAIGMSLLLEYTMMYFVGAQVRSYPELPGFMSEVFHVGSVTITSLQIVIVAISVILMIALQFIIKRTRLGKAMRAVSQDRDAARLMGISVDNTISFTFALGSALAGAAGVLVGVYYNSINPLMGIMPGLKAFVAAVLGGIGLIPGALIGGYLIGVAETIVSGLGFSTFRDAVVFSVLIIVLIVKPSGLLGKNVREKV comes from the coding sequence ATGGATCAGATACTCCAACAGCTAGTCAACGGATTGTCGTTGGGCAGCATCTATGCGCTGATAGCGCTCGGTTACACGATGGTGTACGGCATCATCCAGCTGATCAACTTTGCCCATGGCGACATCTACATGGTCGGCGCCTACGTGGGATACGCCTGCATGACGCATCTCAATCTCGGGTTCTTCACGTCGCTCGTGGTGGCGATGGCGGCTTGCGCGGTGCTGGGTGTGCTGGTGGAACGCATTGCCTACAAGCCGTTGCGCAATTCGACACGAATCGCTGTCTTGATCACCGCGATCGGGATGTCGCTGCTGCTCGAATACACCATGATGTATTTCGTCGGTGCTCAGGTGCGCTCGTATCCCGAGCTGCCCGGCTTCATGAGCGAGGTCTTCCACGTCGGCTCGGTGACCATCACCTCGCTGCAGATCGTCATCGTCGCCATCTCGGTGATCTTGATGATCGCCTTGCAGTTCATCATCAAGCGCACTCGGCTCGGCAAGGCCATGCGCGCGGTCTCGCAAGACCGTGACGCTGCGCGGCTGATGGGCATCAGCGTCGACAACACCATCTCATTCACTTTCGCGCTGGGCTCGGCACTCGCCGGGGCCGCCGGAGTGCTGGTCGGCGTCTACTACAACTCCATCAACCCCCTGATGGGCATCATGCCCGGTCTGAAGGCGTTCGTCGCGGCGGTGCTGGGCGGTATCGGACTGATCCCCGGCGCGCTCATCGGTGGCTACCTGATCGGGGTGGCGGAAACCATCGTGTCCGGTCTCGGCTTCTCGACATTCAGGGACGCCGTCGTCTTCTCCGTCCTCATCATCGTCCTGATCGTCAAACCCAGCGGGCTGCTGGGCAAGAACGTGCGGGAGAAGGTCTAA
- a CDS encoding ABC transporter substrate-binding protein, with protein sequence MKRSLAAVAAATLSLSLLAGCGGSDGADSDVVKVGVNYELSGNVATYGDASVKGVEMAFEEINAAGGINGKQVEMVKYDTKSEPAEATTLATKLMTQDKVVTVIGPATSGSFKATIPVANQNEIPVVSGSATAEDTTVSNGQVQEYAFRTCFSDNFQGTAMANFASNELDVTNAVVIKDTSSDYAKGLAENFTNQLQENGGSVVGEEGYVAGDTDFQAILTRIKGQSFDAIYLPGYYNEVGLIIKQARELGITAPILGGDGYESPTLLQLAGADALNDVYYTNHYSSLDEGNTKVADFTQNFQEKYNAEPDAFAALGYDTAYFVADAIGRAGDLSGEAVKDAMASTTDFEGVTGTFSINENHDPDKAALVIGLTDGVPSSAVEAA encoded by the coding sequence ATGAAGCGCAGTCTGGCCGCGGTCGCGGCTGCGACTCTGTCGCTGTCGTTGCTGGCCGGTTGTGGCGGCTCCGATGGTGCAGATAGCGATGTCGTCAAAGTCGGTGTCAACTACGAGCTTTCGGGCAATGTTGCGACCTACGGTGACGCCAGCGTCAAGGGTGTCGAGATGGCATTCGAAGAGATCAACGCTGCCGGCGGTATCAACGGCAAGCAGGTTGAGATGGTCAAGTACGACACCAAGTCCGAGCCCGCCGAGGCAACGACCCTGGCAACCAAGCTGATGACCCAGGACAAGGTCGTCACGGTCATCGGCCCGGCCACCTCGGGTTCGTTCAAGGCCACCATTCCCGTCGCCAACCAGAACGAGATCCCGGTTGTTTCCGGTTCGGCCACCGCCGAGGACACCACCGTCAGCAATGGCCAGGTGCAGGAGTACGCCTTCCGTACCTGCTTCTCCGACAACTTCCAAGGCACCGCGATGGCCAACTTCGCGTCCAACGAATTGGACGTGACCAACGCGGTCGTCATCAAGGACACGTCTTCCGACTACGCCAAGGGCCTGGCCGAGAACTTCACGAACCAGCTGCAGGAAAATGGCGGCAGCGTCGTTGGTGAAGAGGGCTACGTTGCCGGTGACACCGACTTTCAGGCGATCCTGACCCGTATCAAGGGTCAGAGCTTCGACGCCATCTACCTGCCCGGCTACTACAACGAGGTCGGCCTGATCATCAAGCAGGCCCGTGAGCTCGGTATCACCGCACCCATCCTCGGTGGTGACGGATACGAGTCTCCGACCTTGCTGCAACTGGCCGGCGCCGATGCGCTGAACGACGTGTACTACACGAACCACTACTCCTCGCTGGACGAGGGCAACACCAAGGTTGCCGACTTCACCCAGAACTTCCAGGAGAAGTACAACGCCGAGCCCGATGCCTTCGCGGCGCTGGGTTATGACACCGCCTACTTCGTTGCCGACGCGATCGGCCGGGCCGGTGACCTGAGTGGCGAGGCCGTCAAAGATGCGATGGCGTCGACCACCGACTTCGAAGGCGTTACCGGAACCTTCAGCATCAACGAGAACCACGACCCGGATAAGGCGGCACTGGTGATCGGTTTGACCGACGGTGTTCCGTCATCGGCGGTTGAGGCTGCATAA